A single Argentina anserina chromosome 7, drPotAnse1.1, whole genome shotgun sequence DNA region contains:
- the LOC126803763 gene encoding non-classical arabinogalactan protein 30-like — protein sequence MAGRQLIVLVSSLLLASLAFFPSTTAIEYQKKIEVVVEGMVYCQSCDHYGTWSMTGAKPIPSAKVSVICKNHNKQVSFYKAFQTNADGYFYAPLDGFKMNHIMDHPLQACHVKPVSSPLQDCRFLSNINHGLDGAPLRYEDKRVMGNNYEAVVYSAGPLAFRPANCAPKTHF from the coding sequence ATGGCAGGCAGGCAGCTTATAGTCCTTGTTTCATCCCTCCTCCTCGCCTCACTCGCCTTCTTCCCTTCCACAACCGCGATTGAATATCAGAAAAAGATCGAAGTGGTTGTGGAAGGCATGGTGTACTGCCAGAGCTGTGACCACTACGGAACATGGTCCATGACCGGGGCTAAACCAATCCCTTCGGCTAAAGTCAGTGTCATTTGCAAGAACCACAATAAGCAAGTCAGCTTCTACAAGGCTTTCCAAACAAATGCTGATGGCTACTTCTATGCACCCCTTGATGGCTTCAAAATGAACCACATTATGGACCATCCCCTACAGGCTTGCCATGTCAAACCGGTGTCCTCACCTCTCCAAGACTGCAGGTTCCTCAGCAACATCAACCACGGCCTTGATGGAGCTCCGCTTCGTTATGAAGACAAGAGAGTGATGGGAAACAATTATGAAGCTGTGGTGTATTCTGCAGGGCCTTTGGCTTTTCGCCCTGCCAATTGCGCTCCAAAAACTCACTTCTAA
- the LOC126801613 gene encoding probable inactive receptor-like protein kinase At3g56050 isoform X1 translates to MNDKWRFNRFRDPLGFAGVVLVWLLFQNLSLCWSLNDEGLALLRFKERVVSDPFGAFSNWNDEDGEVDPCSWFGVQCSDGKVVVLNLKDLCLGGTLSPELRSLVHIKSIILRNNSFTGRIPGGIGELKELEVLDLGYNNFSGPLPVELGSNSSLTILLLDNNRFLGILSPEISALEMLSQFQVDENQLSGATKESSCNERSISWNVARTEHSFHGRLLEAEVSDNNQNRPSNDPPAPTHTPTPTPTPSPASDSSPSPSPGSSLKKSSNHRVAILAGAIGGGASLVILIAVLYFYGRNKVATVKPWATGLSEQLQKAFVTGIASFKKEKINICVPNLKRSEIQAACEDFSNVIGTSSPMGTVYKGTLSSGVEIAVASLTATSASEWSNNLELQFRKKIETLSKVKHKNFVSLIGYCEEEEPFTRMMVFEYAPNGTLFEHLHMREAEHLDWRMRIRIAMGMAYCLEHMHQLNPPIAHNNLTSSAVLLTEDYAPKVSEVTFWNEVAEAEKQSSGSRLSDGQSTSLESNVYSFGVILFEIVTGRLPYSVDNGSQDWASDYLRGEHPFKVMVDPTLESFQEEQLEQIGEVIRICVHPDARQRPPMRDVTARLREIIGLTPDAASPKLSPLWWAELELMSADAN, encoded by the exons ATGAATGATAAGTGGAGGTTCAATCGGTTTAGAGATCCTTTGGGGTTTGCGGGCGTGGTGCTTGTGTGGTTGCTGTTTCAGAATCTGAGCTTATGTTGGTCTTTGAATGATGAAG gtttGGCGCTTTTGAGGTTTAAAGAGAGAGTAGTGAGTGACCCATTTGGTGCTTTTTCTAATTGGAATGATGAAGATGGAGAGGTTGATCCTTGCTCCTGGTTTGGGGTTCAATGTTCAGATGGAAAAGTTGTAGTCTT GAACTTGAAAGATCTTTGTCTTGGAGGGACGTTATCACCTGAGCTCAGAAGCCTTGTTCATATAAAGTCTAT TATTTTGCGCAACAATTCCTTTACGGGGAGAATTCCTGGAGGCATTGGAGAGTTGAAGGAACTGGAGGTGTTAGATTTAGGATATAATAACTTCAGTGGACCACTTCCTGTAGAACTTGGCAGTAATTCTTCATTGACAATCCT TCTACTAGACAATAACAGGTTCCTTGGGATCTTATCTCCTGAAATTTCAGCATTGGAGATGCTTTCCcaatttcaagttgatgaaaATCAACTTTCTGGTGCAACCAAAGAATCATCTTGCAATGAAAGGTCCATCTCATG GAATGTTGCTCGTACTGAGCACTCCTTTCATGGGAGATTGCTTGAAGCGGAAGTCTCAGATAACAATCAAAATCGTCCTAGCAACGATCCACCTGCACCTACGCATACGCCTACACCTACGCCTACGCCTTCTCCAGCTTCAGATTCCTCTCCTAGTCCTTCCCCAGGAAGTTCTCTGAAAAAAAGTTCCAATCATCGTGTTGCAATATTGGCCGGAGCCATAGGCGGTGGTGCTTCTCTTGTTATATTGATTGCCGTGTTGTATTTCTATGGACGCAACAAGGTAGCAACTGTCAAACCTTGGGCAACAGGATTAAGTGAGCAGCTTCAGAAGGCCTTTGTAACTGGTATTGCTTCTTtcaaaaaggagaaaattaATATCT GTGTACCAAATCTTAAGAGATCAGAGATTCAAGCGGCTTGTGAAGATTTCAGTAATGTTATAGGTACATCTTCACCGATGGGTACAGTGTACAAGGGAACATTATCCAGTGGTGTCGAAATTGCTGTGGCTTCCCTCACAGCAACATCTGCCAGTGAGTGGAGCAACAATTTAGAGTTGCAGTTCAGGAAGAAG ATTGAGACGTTATCGAAAGTGAAACACAAGAATTTTGTCAGCCTTATTGGATATTGCGAGGAAGAAGAGCCTTTCACTAGAATGATGGTTTTTGAATATGCTCCTAATGGCACACTCTTTGAGCATTTACACA TGAGAGAAGCTGAGCACTTGGACTGGAGAATGCGAATAAGAATCGCGATGGGAATGGCCTACTGCCTTGAACATATGCACCAGCTGAACCCACCTATAGCTCACAACAACTTGACTTCTTCAGCTGTTCTGCTAACCGAGGATTATGCACCAAAGGTCTCAGAAGTCACTTTCTGGAATGAGGTAGCTGAAGCCGAGAAACAATCGTCTGGCTCTAGACTTTCCGATGGACAATCAACAAGCCTGGAAAGTAATGTGTATAGTTTTGGTGTAATTTTGTTCGAAATTGTGACGGGTAGACTCCCTTATTCAGTGGACAATGGCTCACAAGACTGGGCCTCTGACTATTTAAGAGGGGAGCATCCCTTCAAGGTAATGGTTGATCCAACTCTAGAGTCTTTCCAAGAGGAGCAGCTGGAGCAAATTGGAGAAGTTATAAGAATTTGTGTCCATCCTGACGCTAGACAAAGACCGCCAATGAGAGACGTCACTGCAAGGCTAAGAGAGATAATTGGACTTACACCTGATGCAGCAAGCCCGAAACTCTCCCCTCTTTGGTGGGCGGAGCTTGAACTCATGTCTGCGGATGCAAACTAG
- the LOC126801613 gene encoding probable inactive receptor-like protein kinase At3g56050 isoform X2, with protein sequence MNDKWRFNRFRDPLGFAGVVLVWLLFQNLSLCWSLNDEGLALLRFKERVVSDPFGAFSNWNDEDGEVDPCSWFGVQCSDGKVVVLNLKDLCLGGTLSPELRSLVHIKSIILRNNSFTGRIPGGIGELKELEVLDLGYNNFSGPLPVELGSNSSLTILLLDNNRFLGILSPEISALEMLSQFQVDENQLSGATKESSCNERSISWNVARTEHSFHGRLLEAEVSDNNQNRPSNDPPAPTHTPTPTPTPSPASDSSPSPSPGSSLKKSSNHRVAILAGAIGGGASLVILIAVLYFYGRNKVATVKPWATGLSEQLQKAFVTGVPNLKRSEIQAACEDFSNVIGTSSPMGTVYKGTLSSGVEIAVASLTATSASEWSNNLELQFRKKIETLSKVKHKNFVSLIGYCEEEEPFTRMMVFEYAPNGTLFEHLHMREAEHLDWRMRIRIAMGMAYCLEHMHQLNPPIAHNNLTSSAVLLTEDYAPKVSEVTFWNEVAEAEKQSSGSRLSDGQSTSLESNVYSFGVILFEIVTGRLPYSVDNGSQDWASDYLRGEHPFKVMVDPTLESFQEEQLEQIGEVIRICVHPDARQRPPMRDVTARLREIIGLTPDAASPKLSPLWWAELELMSADAN encoded by the exons ATGAATGATAAGTGGAGGTTCAATCGGTTTAGAGATCCTTTGGGGTTTGCGGGCGTGGTGCTTGTGTGGTTGCTGTTTCAGAATCTGAGCTTATGTTGGTCTTTGAATGATGAAG gtttGGCGCTTTTGAGGTTTAAAGAGAGAGTAGTGAGTGACCCATTTGGTGCTTTTTCTAATTGGAATGATGAAGATGGAGAGGTTGATCCTTGCTCCTGGTTTGGGGTTCAATGTTCAGATGGAAAAGTTGTAGTCTT GAACTTGAAAGATCTTTGTCTTGGAGGGACGTTATCACCTGAGCTCAGAAGCCTTGTTCATATAAAGTCTAT TATTTTGCGCAACAATTCCTTTACGGGGAGAATTCCTGGAGGCATTGGAGAGTTGAAGGAACTGGAGGTGTTAGATTTAGGATATAATAACTTCAGTGGACCACTTCCTGTAGAACTTGGCAGTAATTCTTCATTGACAATCCT TCTACTAGACAATAACAGGTTCCTTGGGATCTTATCTCCTGAAATTTCAGCATTGGAGATGCTTTCCcaatttcaagttgatgaaaATCAACTTTCTGGTGCAACCAAAGAATCATCTTGCAATGAAAGGTCCATCTCATG GAATGTTGCTCGTACTGAGCACTCCTTTCATGGGAGATTGCTTGAAGCGGAAGTCTCAGATAACAATCAAAATCGTCCTAGCAACGATCCACCTGCACCTACGCATACGCCTACACCTACGCCTACGCCTTCTCCAGCTTCAGATTCCTCTCCTAGTCCTTCCCCAGGAAGTTCTCTGAAAAAAAGTTCCAATCATCGTGTTGCAATATTGGCCGGAGCCATAGGCGGTGGTGCTTCTCTTGTTATATTGATTGCCGTGTTGTATTTCTATGGACGCAACAAGGTAGCAACTGTCAAACCTTGGGCAACAGGATTAAGTGAGCAGCTTCAGAAGGCCTTTGTAACTG GTGTACCAAATCTTAAGAGATCAGAGATTCAAGCGGCTTGTGAAGATTTCAGTAATGTTATAGGTACATCTTCACCGATGGGTACAGTGTACAAGGGAACATTATCCAGTGGTGTCGAAATTGCTGTGGCTTCCCTCACAGCAACATCTGCCAGTGAGTGGAGCAACAATTTAGAGTTGCAGTTCAGGAAGAAG ATTGAGACGTTATCGAAAGTGAAACACAAGAATTTTGTCAGCCTTATTGGATATTGCGAGGAAGAAGAGCCTTTCACTAGAATGATGGTTTTTGAATATGCTCCTAATGGCACACTCTTTGAGCATTTACACA TGAGAGAAGCTGAGCACTTGGACTGGAGAATGCGAATAAGAATCGCGATGGGAATGGCCTACTGCCTTGAACATATGCACCAGCTGAACCCACCTATAGCTCACAACAACTTGACTTCTTCAGCTGTTCTGCTAACCGAGGATTATGCACCAAAGGTCTCAGAAGTCACTTTCTGGAATGAGGTAGCTGAAGCCGAGAAACAATCGTCTGGCTCTAGACTTTCCGATGGACAATCAACAAGCCTGGAAAGTAATGTGTATAGTTTTGGTGTAATTTTGTTCGAAATTGTGACGGGTAGACTCCCTTATTCAGTGGACAATGGCTCACAAGACTGGGCCTCTGACTATTTAAGAGGGGAGCATCCCTTCAAGGTAATGGTTGATCCAACTCTAGAGTCTTTCCAAGAGGAGCAGCTGGAGCAAATTGGAGAAGTTATAAGAATTTGTGTCCATCCTGACGCTAGACAAAGACCGCCAATGAGAGACGTCACTGCAAGGCTAAGAGAGATAATTGGACTTACACCTGATGCAGCAAGCCCGAAACTCTCCCCTCTTTGGTGGGCGGAGCTTGAACTCATGTCTGCGGATGCAAACTAG
- the LOC126802665 gene encoding protein VAPYRIN-like produces MEKLVQVSEQEVRIDFTPNQKCRANVTLTSLSSTCPVAFKVQTSSPHKFLVKPPTGVLPPLSSATFQVILKPQPHLPPSFPRSPSDRFLIKTAEYFPLRRPSADDSESINSFFRGARNIRDIKLKVAFVGPVLLRHAVCGGDVEAVRNIIRRQRTILAELGPGEAEALLRVATELVEPEKMINLLLEAGLRCDLVDDDVEGFVMRNGVEERRVAEASDRFASVLGLRESGASKGEGHRMTEGHGRRRVATDSEKLELGEQLLTAARIGDLRDVGLLFLEGADISYCDQYGLTALHAAAIKGHKEVVLMLVEFGLDLEARDGEGHAPLHLAVVGGNLETVEMLILNGANVNAKSKSGATPLYIATAMGYDDIIEFLISRGG; encoded by the exons ATGGAGAAACTGGTCCAAGTCTCAGAGCAAGAGGTCCGAATAGACTTCACCCCCAACCAGAAATGCCGCGCCAACGTCACCCTCACCTCCCTGAGCTCCACGTGTCCTGTCGCCTTCAAGGTCCAGACCTCCTCCCCTCACAAGTTCCTGGTCAAGCCCCCCACCGGGGTCCTCCCTCCCTTATCCTCCGCCACCTTCCAGGTCATCCTCAAGCCCCAGCCCCACCTCCCTCCCTCCTTCCCCCGCTCCCCCTCCGACCGCTTCCTCATCAAGACCGCCGAGTACTTCCCCCTCCGCCGCCCCTCCGCCGACGACTCCGAGTCCATCAATTCCTTCTTTAGAGGGGCCCGTAATATCCGCGACATCAAGCTGAAGGTCGCGTTTGTGGGCCCTGTTCTTCTCCGCCACGCCGTGTGTGGCGGGGATGTGGAGGCCGTGAGGAATATTATCCGGAGGCAGAGGACGATTCTGGCGGAGTTGGGGCCGGGTGAGGCGGAGGCGCTGCTACGAGTGGCGACGGAGTTGGTGGAGCCGGAGAAAATGATTAATCTGCTGCTCGAGGCCGGTCTGAGGTGCGATCTGGTGGATGATGATGTGGAGGGGTTCGTGATGAGGAATGGGGTGGAGGAGCGACGCGTGGCGGAGGCTTCTGATCGTTTTGCGAGTGTTTTGGGTTTGAGGGAATCTGGGGCGTCGAAAGGTGAAGGGCATAGGATGACTGAAGGTCATGGCCGTCGGCGTGTTGCTACTGACAGTGAG AAGCTAGAATTGGGAGAACAACTGTTGACGGCAGCGCGAATTGGGGATTTGAGAGATGTTGGACTGTTATTTCTTGAGGGAGCAGACATTAGCTACTGTGATCAATATGGCTTGACAGCTCTTCATGCTGCGGCCATTAAAGGGCACAAGGAGGTTGTTCTGATGTTGGTCGAATTTGGGCTAGACTTGGAAGCCAGAGACGGAGAAGGCCACGCGCCGCTGCATTTGGCGGTTGTGGGGGGAAACTTGGAGACGGTTGAGATGTTGATACTGAATGGGGctaatgtcaatgccaagagCAAGAGTGGGGCTACTCCTTTGTACATTGCCACAGCTATGGGGTATGATGATATCATTGAGTTTCTTATAAGCAGAGGAGGCTGA
- the LOC126802059 gene encoding peptide-N4-(N-acetyl-beta-glucosaminyl)asparagine amidase A has translation MYGLLFVLLFFTAAVSAASFPDRFTTSSSVLRHKSQEYFELNHPLPSDLLPPSCSRRVLTHSFANTINGPPYSAPYSPPPPSDSDCSAPWSHVALEFRATCKGEQYDRIAGIWLGGVELLRTSTAEPTEKGIFWKLRKDITKYSSLLTRSDLTLTMMLENVVDRVFTGVYHVDVLFLFYKQTVAVIEPRISPIIPDHKLGIAPEEPADLIVPISDDGDRGFWFRIESESDSPSRQIRLPRNTRRVVLELYVSFHGDDEFWYSNPPNLYISTNNLTTGRGNGAYREVFVTVDGELVGSEVPFPVVFTGGINPLFWEPVVAIGAFNLPSYEFELTPFLGKLLDKKAHSFGIGVSDAISYWLVNANLHIWLDHKAKTVHAKSSLLPSPAIQLKRNAEFKLLDGSFKIKAQRRTGFVGWVKSSSGNYTTMFSQKYKFSSSISFAQNGTYKLVQQNVKADKEVRVVGENGVEVLRTRSKRRYPIQVITATLPGRKKDTYVLVTNVTHSMKEKSLRGGYLSRVNNFQDSKGWMEVRDHSVLSGTADTQQSFGYRGDYGCYLRLIDAVDGSLIRDNSSFHCLSPA, from the coding sequence ATGTACGGCCTCCTATTtgtcctcctcttcttcaccGCTGCAGTCTCCGCCGCTTCATTCCCGGACCGCttcaccacctcctcctccgtcCTCCGTCACAAATCCCAAGAATACTTCGAGCTCAACCATCCTCTACCGTCCGATCTCCTCCCGCCGTCGTGCTCCCGCCGCGTCCTCACCCACTCCTTCGCCAACACCATCAACGGCCCTCCCTACTCCGCCCCCTACTCCCCTCCGCCGCCGTCAGACTCCGACTGCTCCGCCCCATGGTCCCACGTCGCCCTCGAGTTTCGCGCCACATGCAAAGGCGAGCAGTACGACCGCATCGCCGGGATATGGCTCGGCGGCGTCGAGCTCCTCCGCACCAGCACCGCCGAGCCGACGGAGAAGGGAATCTTCTGGAAGCTTCGCAAGGACATCACGAAGTACTCCTCGCTCCTCACTCGCTCCGATCTCACCCTCACCATGATGCTCGAGAACGTCGTCGACCGCGTCTTCACCGGAGTCTACCACGTCGACGTTCTTTTCCTCTTTTACAAGCAAACCGTCGCCGTTATTGAGCCTAGGATTTCTCCGATCATTCCGGATCATAAATTGGGGATCGCTCCTGAGGAGCCTGCCGATTTGATCGTTCCGATCTCCGACGACGGCGACAGAGGCTTTTGGTTCAGAATCGAAAGcgagtcggattccccttccAGGCAAATCCGACTCCCTCGGAACACACGACGTGTCGTTCTCGAGCTCTACGTCTCGTTTCACGGCGACGACGAGTTCTGGTACTCGAATCCGCCGAATCTGTACATCTCGACGAACAATCTGACCACCGGGAGAGGAAACGGAGCTTACCGGGAGGTTTTCGTGACGGTCGACGGCGAGCTGGTGGGGTCGGAGGTGCCTTTTCCGGTGGTGTTCACCGGCGGGATCAACCCGCTGTTTTGGGAGCCGGTGGTGGCCATCGGAGCATTCAACCTTCCCTCATATGAATTCGAACTGACGCCATTTCTGGGGAAGCTTCTGGATAAGAAGGCTCATAGCTTTGGGATAGGAGTGAGTGATGCAATCTCATATTGGCTTGTTAACGCCAACTTACACATTTGGTTGGATCACAAGGCCAAGACGGTCCATGCTAAATCGAGCCTTTTACCATCGCCGGCGATTCAACTGAAGCGTAATGCTGAGTTTAAACTGCTGGATGGATCGTTCAAGATCAAGGCGCAGAGGAGGACTGGCTTTGTTGGGTGGGTTAAGTCGAGCTCCGGGAACTACACCACCATGTTTTCGCAGAAGTACAAGTTCAGTAGCTCGATTAGCTTCGCGCAGAATGGGACTTACAAGTTGGTGCAGCAGAATGTGAAGGCTGATAAGGAAGTGAGGGTTGTGGGTGAGAATGGTGTGGAGGTTCTCAGGACTAGGAGTAAGAGGAGGTACCCTATTCAGGTTATTACAGCTACGCTGCCTGGTAGGAAGAAAGATACCTATGTGCTTGTCACCAATGTCACGCATTCGATGAAGGAGAAGAGCTTGCGCGGTGGATACTTGAGCCGCGTCAACAACTTTCAGGATTCCAAGGGGTGGATGGAGGTCAGGGATCATTCTGTGCTATCCGGAACTGCAGATACTCAGCAGAGTTTTGGTTACAGAGGTGACTATGGCTGCTACTTGCGCCTTATTGACGCTGTTGATGGCAGCCTGATCAGGGATAATTCCAGCTTCCATTGTCTATCTCCTGCATGA
- the LOC126802058 gene encoding probable methyltransferase PMT23: protein MGISVFFKERKYPFLFALTVLFVCVTLLLFTNSTPFPLYLSSDPLTSSSSSQSQQPHRLSLPQPAVNIPWTLCSGPLAADFIPCLDNFKAIKALKSRRHMEHRERHCPAPPPRCLVPLPTGYKVKVPWPKSRDMIWYDNVPHPKLVEYKKDQNWVRKSGDYLVFPGGGTQFKDGVTHYIEYIQKTWPAIEWGKNIRVILDVGCGVASFGGYLLDKNVITMSFAPKDEHEAQIQFALERGIPATLSVIGTQRLTFPDDAFDLLHCARCRVHWDADGGKPLLELNRILRPGGFFLWSATPVYRDDNERDCEVWKSMVALTTAMCWKVVAKSFDSTGIGLVIYQKPNSMSCYNERQTHDPPLCDPQEKKTGSWYVPLSNCLSQLPRYSWPVPWPERLSSKPLSLSPESESEEKFYKDTKDWSALVSNSYINNAAINWSSVRNVMDMNAGYGGFAAALIDQPLWVMNVIPVHLPDTLPIIFDRGLIGFYHDWCESLSTYPRTYDLLHSSFLFESLSQRCDIVEVVVEMDRVLRPGGHIVIQDTMEIIDKLRPILHSLHWSSTVHQDQFLIGQKGFWRPARGSSRS from the exons atgGGAATCTCAGTTTTCTTCAAGGAGAGGAAATACCCATTCCTCTTCGCCCTCACAGTCCTCTTCGTCTGCGTCACTCTCCTCCTCTTCACCAACTCTACTCCCTTCCCTCTCTACCTCTCCTCCGATCCCCtcacctcctcctcttcttctcaatctcAACAGCCCCACCGCCTCTCTCTTCCTCAACCCGCCGTCAACATCCCCTGGACGCTCTGCTCCGGACCGCTGGCCGCCGATTTCATTCCCTGCCTGGACAATTTCAAGGCCATCAAGGCCTTGAAGTCCCGCCGCCACATGGAGCACCGCGAGCGGCATTGCCCGGCGCCGCCTCCGAGGTGTCTCGTGCCGCTGCCGACGGGGTATAAGGTGAAGGTGCCGTGGCCGAAGAGCAGGGACATG ATATGGTATGACAATGTACCTCATCCGAAGCTGGTTGAGTACAAGAAGGATCAGAATTGGGTGAGGAAGTCCGGCGATTATCTTGTTTTTCCGGGAGGCGGTACGCAGTTCAAGGATGGAGTTACTCACTACATTGAGTACATTCAGAAG ACTTGGCCGGCTATTGAGTGGGGAAAGAATATAAGGGTTATTTTAGATGTTGGTTGTGGGGTTGCTAGCTTTGGGGGTTATTTGCTGGACAAGAATGTTATTACCATGTCGTTTGCGCCAAAAGATGAGCATGAAGCTCAGATACAGTTTGCTCTTGAAAGGGGGATTCCTGCAACTCTCTCGGTTATAGGAACACAGAGGCTAACATTTCCGGATGATGCGTTTGATTTGCTTCATTGTGCGCGGTGTAGAGTTCACTGGGATGCAGATG GTGGGAAACCACTATTGGAGCTCAACAGGATTCTCAGGCCTGGGGGCTTTTTCTTATGGTCTGCTACACCagtttatcgtgatgataatGAAAGAGATTGCGAAGTATGGAAAT CTATGGTGGCTCTGACAACAGCAATGTGCTGGAAGGTTGTTGCTAAGAGTTTTGATTCAACTGGAATTGGGCTTGTAATATATCAGAAGCCTAACTCTATGTCCTGCTACAATGAACGCCAAACACATGATCCACCTTTGTGTGACCCTCAAGAGAAGAAAACTGGTTCATG GTACGTGCCTCTTAGTAATTGCCTTTCCCAATTACCTAGATATAGTTGGCCTGTGCCCTGGCCGGAGAGGCTTAGCAGTAAACCTCTAAGCTTATCACCTGAGTCAGAATCTGAGGAGAAATTCTACAAGGACACTAAAGATTGGTCTGCACTTGTGTCAAATTCCTATATCAATAATGCTGCTATAAACTGGTCAAGTGTACGGAATGTAATGGATATGAATGCTGGTTATGGAGG ATTTGCTGCAGCACTTATCGATCAGCCTCTATGGGTAATGAATGTCATTCCTGTTCATTTACCAGATACTCTGCCTATTATTTTTGACAGAGGATTGATTGGATTCTATCATGACTGGTGCGAGTCTTTGAGTACCTACCCTCGAACCTATGATCTACTGCATTCAAGTTTTCTCTTTGAAAGCCTTTCTCAAAG ATGCGACATTGTAGAGGTAGTGGTAGAGATGGATCGCGTACTGAGGCCCGGCGGACATATAGTGATTCAAGATACAATGGAAATAATAGACAAGCTGAGGCCAATTTTGCACTCGCTTCACTGGTCTTCTACAGTCCATCAAGATCAATTTCTTATTGGTCAGAAAGGTTTCTGGCGTCCAGCAAGAGGTTCAAGTAGATCCTGA
- the LOC126803765 gene encoding uncharacterized protein LOC126803765, protein MSQWLPSSRRLEGFVENVLNTERTRRYGAVNDVAGNSFVASEVPDGCIPIHLNLVARHGTRFPTEKRMKELDNLALRLASLVKEAEEQKQPLEKVPEWLKEWESPWKGKRNDGQLTVQGEEELYELGVGTRERFQSLFDEDYHPNVYPIKSSQIPRASASAVAFGMGLFSGKGNLGPGKHQAFAVTSESQANDIVLRFHDCCDNYKIHVCRAIGTVKSHLSISLRNQSLEASLLNITNQACALFSPSEGCDGSNLCPLDVFKEKVVAPHLKHDYNAVCNIKGQQEQKPATSKGNDASCSEL, encoded by the exons ATGTCTCAGTGGTTGCCATCTTCTAGGAGACTTGAAGGTTTTGTTGAAAATGTTCTTAATACCGAAAGAACTCGTCG GTACGGCGCCGTTAATGACGTCGCCGGCAATTCATTTGTGGCCTCTGAGGTTCCAGACGGCTGCATTCCCATTCACTTGAATCTTGTG GCAAGGCATGGAACTCGTTTTCCGACGGAGAAAAGGATGAAGGAGTTGGACAATCTGGCGCTTCGTCTGGCTTCGTTGGTTAAGGAAGCAGAAGAGCAGAAACAGCCTTTGGAAAAGGTTCCTGAATGGTTAAAGGAATGGGAATCGCCTTGGAAGGGGAAACGAAACGATGGACAATTGACTGTCCAAGGGGAGGAGGAGCTCTATGAGCTGGGAGTTGGGACTAGAGAAAGGTTTCAGAGTCTGTTTGACGAAGATTACCATCCAAATGTTTATCCCATCAAGTCTTCTCAG ATCCCTCGGGCGTCAGCCAGTGCGGTGGCATTCGGCATGGGGTTGTTCAGTGGCAAAGGAAATCTTGGGCCAGGAAAACATCAAGCTTTTGCTGTAACCAGTGAAAGCCAGGCAAATGATATAGTGCTGAGGTTTCATGATTGTTGCGATAACTACAAG ATTCATGTATGCAGAGCTATCGGAACAGTCAAGAGCCATCTGTCGATAAGCTTAAGGAACCAGTCTTTG GAGGCATCCTTATTGAATATAACTAATCAAGCTTGTGCGCTTTTCAGCCCCTCTGAG GGTTGTGATGGTTCCAACCTTTGTCCACTTGATGTTTTCAAG GAAAAAGTAGTTGCTCCTCACTTGAAGCATGACTACAATGCAGTTTGCAATATAAAAGGACAGCAAGAGCAGAAGCCTGCAACCAGTAAGGGGAATGATGCTAGCTGCAGTGAATTGTAG
- the LOC126804018 gene encoding ferritin-4, chloroplastic-like: MLLKASPASSLWTTRSETLALSSAPLSSSPSSISYPAATLNSSTSLFVSIRSSPARNDIGSVVCAAAKSASNRPLTGVVFEPFEEVKKELDLVPTLPQVSLARQKYSEDSEAAINEQINVEYNVSYVYHAMYAYFDRDNVALRGLAKFFKESSEEERGHAEKLMEYQNKRGGRVKLQSILMPVSEFDHAEKGDALYAMELALSLEKLTNEKLLNLHHVADKNKDVQLSDFVESEFLAEQVEAIKKISEYVAQLRRVGKGHGVWHFDQMLLHDEVAAL, encoded by the exons ATGCTTCTCAAGGCTTCTCCGGCGTCGTCTCTGTGGACGACTCGCAGCGAGACCCTGGCTCTCTCCTCCGCTCCGCTGTCGTCTTCTCCTTCCTCGATTTCCTACCCTGCCGCTACGCTAAACTCGTCGACGTCTCTGTTCGTGTCTATCCGGTCATCGCCGGCGAGGAATGACATCGGGAGCGTGGTCTGCGCGGCGGCGAAGAGCGCGAGCAACCGGCCGCTGACCGGTGTGGTTTTCGAGCCGTTTGAGGAGGTGAAGAAGGAGCTGGATCTCGTTCCTACTCTCCCTCAGGTCTCTCTGGCTCGCCAGAAGTACAGTGAGGATAGCGAGGCTGCTATTAATGAACAGATCAA TGTGGAGTACAACGTTTCGTATGTGTACCATGCAATGTATGCCTATTTCGACAGGGACAATGTGGCACTCAGGGGCCTGGCCAA GTTTTTCAAGGAGTCGAGTGAGGAAGAGAGGGGTCATGCGGAGAAATTGATGGAATATCAG AATAAGCGCGGTGGAAGAGTGAAATTGCAATCAATATTGATGCCTGTCTCTGAGTTTGATCATGCTGAGAAGGGAGATGCTTTATATG CAATGGAGCTTGCATTGTCTCTAGAGAAATTGACAAATGAAAAGCTGCTGAATTTGCACCAT GTCGCTGACAAGAACAAAGATGTGCAACTATCTGATTTTGTTGAAAGCGAGTTTTTGGCTGAGCAG GTGGAGGCAATCAAGAAGATCTCAGAGTATGTAGCTCAACTCAGGAGGGTTGGTAAAGGACATG GGGTTTGGCACTTCGATCAGATGCTACTACATGATGAGGTTGCTGCGTTATGA